One genomic region from Pongo abelii isolate AG06213 chromosome 4, NHGRI_mPonAbe1-v2.0_pri, whole genome shotgun sequence encodes:
- the RGMB gene encoding repulsive guidance molecule B isoform X1: protein MPVGRLHWFPEINGQEAHYLRALASGSQMLFAPAVLSGPACSEVQGPPDPAEPPPGAEGLRMMRKKRKRSAPPGPCRSHGPRPATAPAPPPSPEPTRPAWTGMGLRAAPSSAAAAAAEVEQRRRPGLCPPPLELLLLLLLSLGLLHAGDCQQPAQCRIQKCTTDFVSLTSHLNSAVDGFDSEFCKALRAYAGCTQRTSKACRGNLVYHSAVLGISDLMSQRNCSKDGPTSSTNPEVTHDPCNYHSHAGAREHRRGDQNPPSYLFCGLFGDPHLRTFKDHFQTCKVEGAWPLIDNNYLSVQVTNVPVVPGSSATATNKITIIFKAHHECTDQKVYQAVTDDLPAAFVDGTTSGGDGDAKSLRIVERESGHYVEMHARYIGTTVFVRQVGRYLTLAIRMPEDLAMSYEESQDLQLCLNGCPLSERIDDGQGQVSAILGHSLPRTSLVQAWPGYTLETANTQCHEKMPVKDIYFQSCVFDLLTTGDANFTAAAHSALEDVEALHPRKERWHIFPSSGNGTPRGSSDLSVSLGLTCLILIVFL, encoded by the exons ATGCCTGTG GGAAGGCTGCACTGGTTTCCTGAGATAAATGGACAGGAAGCGCATTACCTCCGCGCGCTGGCAAGCGGCTCCCAAATGCTTTTTGCACCTGCCGTTTTGAGCG GTCCTGCGTGTTCCGAAGTTCAGGGGCCCCCTGATCCCGCTGAGCCCCCTCCAGGAGCGGAAGGGTTAAGAATGAT gaggaagaagaggaagcgAAGCGCGCCCCCCGGCCCATGCCGCAGCCACGGGCCCAGACCCGCCACGGCGCCCGCGCCGCCGCCCTCGCCGGAGCCCACGAGACCTGCATGGACGGGCATGGGCTTGAGAGCAGCACCTTCCagcgccgccgctgccgccgccgagGTTGAGCAGCGCCGCCGCCCCGGGCTCTGCCCTCCGCCgctggagctgctgctgctgctgctgctcagcCTCGGGCTGCTCCACGCAG GTGACTGCCAACAGCCAGCCCAATGTCGAATCCAGAAATGTACCACGGACTTCGTGTCCCTGACTTCTCACCTGAACTCTGCCGTTGACGGCTTTGACTCTGAGTTTTGCAAGGCCTTGCGTGCCTATGCTGGCTGCACCCAGCGAACTTCAAAAGCTTGCCGTGGCAACCTGGTATACCATTCTGCCGTGTTGGGTATCAGTGACCTCATGAGCCAGAGGAATTGTTCCAAGGATGGACCCACATCCTCTACCAACCCCGAAGTGACCCATGATCCTTGCAACTATCACAGCCATGCTGGAGCCAGGGAACACAGGAGAGGGGACCAGAACCCTCCCAGTTACCTTTTTTGTGGCTTGTTTGGAGATCCTCACCTCAGAACTTTCAAGGATCACTTCCAAACATGCAAAGTAGAAGGGGCCTGGCCACTCATAGATAATAATTATCTTTCAGTTCAAGTGACAAACGTACCTGTGGTCCCTGGATCCAGTGCTACTGCTACAAATAAG ATCACTATTATCTTCAAAGCCCACCATGAGTGTACAGATCAGAAAGTCTACCAAGCTGTGACAGATGACCTGCCGGCCGCCTTTGTGGATGGCACCACCAGTGGTGGGGACGGTGATGCCAAGAGCCTGCGTATCGTGGAGAGGGAGAGTGGCCACTATGTGGAGATGCACGCCCGCTATATAGGGACCACAGTGTTTGTGCGGCAGGTGGGTCGCTACCTGACCCTTGCCATCCGTATGCCTGAAGACCTGGCCATGTCCTACGAGGAGAGCCAGGACCTGCAGCTGTGCTTGAACGGCTGCCCCCTGAGTGAACGCATCGATGATGGGCAGGGCCAGGTGTCTGCCATCCTGGGACACAGCCTGCCTCGCACCTCCTTGGTGCAGGCCTGGCCTGGCTACACACTGGAGACTGCCAACACTCAATGCCATGAGAAGATGCCAGTGAAGGACATCTATTTCCAGTCCTGTGTTTTTGACCTGCTCACCACTGGTGATGCCAACTTTACTGCCGCAGCCCACAGTGCCTTGGAGGACGTGGAGGCCCTGCACCCAAGGAAGGAACGCTGGCACATTTTTCCCAGCAGTGGCAATGGGACTCCCCGTGGAAGCAGTGATTTGTCTGTCAGTCTAGGACTCACATGCTTGATCCTTATCGTGTTTTTGTAG
- the RGMB gene encoding repulsive guidance molecule B isoform X2, whose product MMRKKRKRSAPPGPCRSHGPRPATAPAPPPSPEPTRPAWTGMGLRAAPSSAAAAAAEVEQRRRPGLCPPPLELLLLLLLSLGLLHAGDCQQPAQCRIQKCTTDFVSLTSHLNSAVDGFDSEFCKALRAYAGCTQRTSKACRGNLVYHSAVLGISDLMSQRNCSKDGPTSSTNPEVTHDPCNYHSHAGAREHRRGDQNPPSYLFCGLFGDPHLRTFKDHFQTCKVEGAWPLIDNNYLSVQVTNVPVVPGSSATATNKITIIFKAHHECTDQKVYQAVTDDLPAAFVDGTTSGGDGDAKSLRIVERESGHYVEMHARYIGTTVFVRQVGRYLTLAIRMPEDLAMSYEESQDLQLCLNGCPLSERIDDGQGQVSAILGHSLPRTSLVQAWPGYTLETANTQCHEKMPVKDIYFQSCVFDLLTTGDANFTAAAHSALEDVEALHPRKERWHIFPSSGNGTPRGSSDLSVSLGLTCLILIVFL is encoded by the exons ATGAT gaggaagaagaggaagcgAAGCGCGCCCCCCGGCCCATGCCGCAGCCACGGGCCCAGACCCGCCACGGCGCCCGCGCCGCCGCCCTCGCCGGAGCCCACGAGACCTGCATGGACGGGCATGGGCTTGAGAGCAGCACCTTCCagcgccgccgctgccgccgccgagGTTGAGCAGCGCCGCCGCCCCGGGCTCTGCCCTCCGCCgctggagctgctgctgctgctgctgctcagcCTCGGGCTGCTCCACGCAG GTGACTGCCAACAGCCAGCCCAATGTCGAATCCAGAAATGTACCACGGACTTCGTGTCCCTGACTTCTCACCTGAACTCTGCCGTTGACGGCTTTGACTCTGAGTTTTGCAAGGCCTTGCGTGCCTATGCTGGCTGCACCCAGCGAACTTCAAAAGCTTGCCGTGGCAACCTGGTATACCATTCTGCCGTGTTGGGTATCAGTGACCTCATGAGCCAGAGGAATTGTTCCAAGGATGGACCCACATCCTCTACCAACCCCGAAGTGACCCATGATCCTTGCAACTATCACAGCCATGCTGGAGCCAGGGAACACAGGAGAGGGGACCAGAACCCTCCCAGTTACCTTTTTTGTGGCTTGTTTGGAGATCCTCACCTCAGAACTTTCAAGGATCACTTCCAAACATGCAAAGTAGAAGGGGCCTGGCCACTCATAGATAATAATTATCTTTCAGTTCAAGTGACAAACGTACCTGTGGTCCCTGGATCCAGTGCTACTGCTACAAATAAG ATCACTATTATCTTCAAAGCCCACCATGAGTGTACAGATCAGAAAGTCTACCAAGCTGTGACAGATGACCTGCCGGCCGCCTTTGTGGATGGCACCACCAGTGGTGGGGACGGTGATGCCAAGAGCCTGCGTATCGTGGAGAGGGAGAGTGGCCACTATGTGGAGATGCACGCCCGCTATATAGGGACCACAGTGTTTGTGCGGCAGGTGGGTCGCTACCTGACCCTTGCCATCCGTATGCCTGAAGACCTGGCCATGTCCTACGAGGAGAGCCAGGACCTGCAGCTGTGCTTGAACGGCTGCCCCCTGAGTGAACGCATCGATGATGGGCAGGGCCAGGTGTCTGCCATCCTGGGACACAGCCTGCCTCGCACCTCCTTGGTGCAGGCCTGGCCTGGCTACACACTGGAGACTGCCAACACTCAATGCCATGAGAAGATGCCAGTGAAGGACATCTATTTCCAGTCCTGTGTTTTTGACCTGCTCACCACTGGTGATGCCAACTTTACTGCCGCAGCCCACAGTGCCTTGGAGGACGTGGAGGCCCTGCACCCAAGGAAGGAACGCTGGCACATTTTTCCCAGCAGTGGCAATGGGACTCCCCGTGGAAGCAGTGATTTGTCTGTCAGTCTAGGACTCACATGCTTGATCCTTATCGTGTTTTTGTAG